One part of the Saprospiraceae bacterium genome encodes these proteins:
- a CDS encoding aminoacyl-histidine dipeptidase — translation MHTNPSIRILEPQFIWNHFADLNAIPRASKKENQVIQFIKEFGERLNLSTQVDEVGNVIIKKPATNGMENRIPIVLQSHLDMVHQKNADTFFDFNTQGIEMFVEEDWVKAKGTTLGADNGIGVASIMSLLASKDIPHPALEALFTIDEETGMTGALSLKGGLLNGKIMLNLDTEEDNELTIGCAGGVDVTVTGNYAYQQSKNKTAFKLKIKGLTGGHSGTEIHLGRANANKLMVRFLYSISKQLELEIGSIDGGSLRNAIPRECIAEISIPESKITWFNTEVQHFQKTIQEEYQSTDPKLSFELSAIEHTPNVLNAEFQYKLLRSLYSCPNGIYRMSPDIKGLVQTSNNVARVLVKEASYSIQCLTRSSVESEKFDLATTISALFELLGAEVKFSGSYPGWTPKPSSPIVKLMSELYQERYHEPALVNACHAGLECGILGTNYPDMQMISFGPTIRGAHSPDEKVSISSVQKFWEYLKATLNAIPIK, via the coding sequence ATGCATACTAATCCTTCGATTCGAATTCTAGAACCCCAATTTATTTGGAATCATTTTGCAGATTTAAATGCTATCCCAAGAGCTTCCAAAAAAGAAAATCAAGTGATTCAGTTTATTAAAGAATTTGGCGAGCGATTAAATCTTTCAACGCAAGTTGATGAAGTGGGTAATGTGATTATCAAGAAACCAGCCACGAATGGGATGGAAAATCGAATTCCAATTGTTTTGCAAAGTCATTTGGATATGGTTCACCAAAAAAATGCAGATACCTTTTTTGATTTTAATACACAGGGCATTGAAATGTTCGTTGAGGAGGATTGGGTAAAAGCAAAAGGAACTACCTTAGGTGCAGATAATGGTATTGGAGTAGCAAGTATCATGAGTTTATTGGCATCCAAAGATATTCCACACCCTGCATTGGAAGCTTTATTTACCATAGATGAAGAAACTGGAATGACCGGAGCTTTATCCCTAAAAGGTGGCTTGCTAAATGGAAAAATAATGTTGAATTTAGACACGGAAGAAGATAATGAATTAACGATCGGTTGTGCCGGAGGGGTGGATGTTACGGTCACCGGAAATTATGCTTATCAGCAATCAAAAAACAAAACAGCGTTCAAATTAAAAATAAAAGGACTCACGGGAGGCCACTCTGGTACAGAAATACATTTAGGTAGGGCGAATGCAAATAAATTGATGGTCCGTTTTTTATATTCTATTTCAAAACAACTAGAACTTGAGATTGGAAGTATTGATGGTGGAAGTCTCCGAAATGCAATACCCAGAGAATGCATTGCAGAAATCTCAATACCAGAATCAAAAATAACCTGGTTTAATACTGAAGTACAGCATTTTCAAAAAACAATTCAAGAAGAATACCAAAGTACAGATCCAAAACTTAGTTTTGAATTGAGCGCGATAGAACATACTCCGAATGTATTAAATGCTGAATTTCAATATAAACTCCTAAGAAGTTTATATTCTTGTCCGAATGGAATCTACAGGATGAGTCCAGATATTAAAGGATTGGTACAAACTTCTAATAATGTTGCAAGAGTGTTGGTAAAAGAGGCTTCATATTCTATTCAATGTCTGACTAGAAGTTCTGTTGAATCTGAGAAATTTGATTTAGCAACTACAATTTCTGCACTTTTTGAACTTTTAGGAGCTGAAGTTAAATTTTCAGGATCTTATCCAGGTTGGACACCAAAACCATCCTCTCCAATTGTCAAATTAATGAGCGAATTATATCAGGAACGATACCATGAACCCGCTTTAGTAAATGCATGTCATGCCGGACTAGAATGCGGAATTCTGGGTACCAATTATCCAGACATGCAAATGATATCTTTCGGTCCCACCATACGAGGTGCACATTCGCCAGATGAAAAAGTAAGCATTTCTTCAGTTCAGAAATTTTGGGAGTATTTAAAAGCAACTTTGAATGCTATTCCAATCAAATAA
- a CDS encoding Hsp20/alpha crystallin family protein, with protein MELANRLPFVNIIDTGNAYKFELAAPGLESKDFKVEIDKGMLTISAEKNEEFKEKTEDISRIEYSYNSFSRTFRLPENCVADKMSAKYENGILRLMIPKSEENLTKTVKEIKVS; from the coding sequence ATGGAATTGGCGAACCGGCTCCCATTTGTAAATATTATTGACACCGGCAATGCATATAAATTTGAATTAGCTGCACCGGGTCTTGAAAGTAAAGACTTTAAGGTTGAAATAGACAAAGGCATGTTGACTATAAGTGCTGAAAAGAATGAAGAATTTAAAGAAAAAACAGAAGACATTTCCCGCATAGAGTATTCTTATAATAGTTTTAGCCGTACGTTTCGACTTCCTGAGAATTGTGTCGCAGACAAAATGAGTGCAAAATATGAAAACGGAATACTTCGATTAATGATCCCTAAAAGTGAAGAAAACCTAACGAAGACAGTGAAAGAAATTAAAGTGTCTTAA
- a CDS encoding pirin family protein: MKRKDFIQKGLMGTGIFVASSALGAVVKNDIDELKELEILGFNHIPNTNSKLMANTILHKSETRGDANHGWLHSKHTFSFANYYNPERMHFGVLRVLNDDIVAPGMGFGTHPHDNMEIISIPLEGDLEHKDSLNNVAIIKNGDIQVMSAGTGIQHSEYNKNKDKQVKFLQIWVFPNKKNITPRYDQITLNLKDRYNKLQQIVSPNPNDPGVWIHQNAWFHLAKFDKGLSTEYTFKSKGNGLYVFNLNGDLKINDQLLNSRDGFGIWNTDKISIKAESNTEFLLMEVPMNV, from the coding sequence ATGAAACGAAAAGACTTTATTCAAAAAGGATTAATGGGTACTGGAATTTTTGTGGCTTCTTCGGCCCTAGGTGCAGTTGTTAAGAATGATATTGATGAGCTCAAGGAACTTGAAATTTTAGGTTTCAACCACATTCCAAACACAAATTCAAAGCTAATGGCGAATACAATTTTACATAAATCTGAAACGCGTGGAGATGCTAATCATGGCTGGTTACACAGTAAACATACTTTTAGCTTTGCAAATTACTATAATCCTGAAAGAATGCATTTTGGGGTACTTAGAGTCCTTAATGATGATATCGTAGCTCCCGGAATGGGTTTCGGTACGCATCCGCATGACAACATGGAAATAATTAGCATTCCTTTGGAAGGCGACCTCGAACACAAAGACAGTTTAAACAATGTGGCAATTATTAAGAATGGAGATATTCAAGTAATGAGTGCCGGTACCGGAATTCAGCATAGTGAATATAATAAAAATAAAGATAAACAGGTAAAATTTCTTCAAATTTGGGTCTTTCCAAATAAGAAAAATATTACCCCACGGTACGATCAAATCACCTTAAACCTAAAAGACAGATATAATAAATTACAACAAATTGTTTCCCCGAATCCAAATGATCCCGGAGTATGGATTCATCAAAATGCCTGGTTTCATTTAGCTAAATTTGATAAAGGTTTATCCACAGAATATACCTTTAAATCAAAAGGAAATGGATTATATGTTTTTAATTTAAATGGAGATTTAAAAATTAACGATCAGTTATTAAATTCTAGAGATGGATTTGGAATTTGGAATACTGATAAAATTTCTATAAAAGCAGAATCCAATACTGAATTTTTATTAATGGAAGTCCCCATGAATGTATAA
- the trmB gene encoding tRNA (guanosine(46)-N7)-methyltransferase TrmB translates to MSKRSKLEKFAENLNLPNVFENFSFKNPVLYKTLHEQIEFKGNWKLGYFKNKDPLVLELACGGGEYCLGLSALYPINNYIGIDIKGARIWKGAKKALDSQNERIAFLRTKIELLPHFFSAHEVDEIWITFPDPFLKQRKTAKRLTAPFYLNIYKQILKPNGMLHLKTDDTTLYNFTLETLQQDTDFKILDFSDNIYNSGKEYPEMDVKTYYELKHLAIGKTIKYIRFQRTS, encoded by the coding sequence ATGAGTAAACGAAGTAAACTTGAGAAGTTTGCAGAAAATTTAAATTTGCCAAATGTTTTTGAAAATTTTAGTTTCAAAAATCCGGTACTTTATAAAACTTTGCATGAACAAATAGAATTTAAGGGAAATTGGAAGTTGGGTTATTTCAAAAATAAGGATCCATTAGTTTTAGAATTAGCTTGCGGTGGAGGAGAATATTGTTTGGGATTATCTGCTTTGTATCCTATTAATAATTATATTGGAATTGATATCAAAGGAGCCCGAATATGGAAGGGTGCGAAAAAAGCACTCGATTCACAAAATGAACGAATTGCATTTTTACGAACTAAAATTGAATTATTGCCTCATTTTTTTTCTGCTCATGAAGTGGATGAAATTTGGATTACCTTCCCAGATCCATTTCTAAAACAAAGAAAAACTGCAAAACGATTGACAGCTCCATTTTATCTAAATATATATAAACAAATTTTGAAACCCAATGGAATGCTTCATCTAAAAACGGATGATACAACACTCTATAATTTTACCTTAGAAACCTTACAACAAGATACTGACTTTAAAATTCTTGATTTTAGTGATAATATATATAATTCAGGAAAAGAATATCCTGAAATGGATGTTAAAACATATTATGAATTAAAACATCTTGCAATTGGAAAAACAATTAAATATATACGCTTTCAACGCACCAGCTAA
- a CDS encoding alpha/beta hydrolase: MNWTIRNIILSFGAILILYIVGVLSLYIFIDSILFRTERTNNYNFTNSKRKEEVQISIPEQSVIYAALCKPTGKEKAMVLYLHGAQGNINKHLGFCENFTSRGASVLIPDFRGFGKSSGSVTESSLNEDAISAMEWIRKRYREDSIIIYAKDFSANAACYLASMLPCRFVVLENPVYSLRRWMRDRFPALALPYELKYDFNTYDYLPNSISPVYILQSKSNANCSQSDAKKLQDLLKDPNTLIWLENNKNESIHELEQFQGALDQLFNF, encoded by the coding sequence ATGAATTGGACGATAAGAAATATTATTTTAAGTTTTGGAGCAATTCTGATCTTATATATTGTTGGGGTCCTCTCATTATATATTTTTATCGATTCTATCCTTTTTCGTACAGAACGAACCAACAACTATAATTTTACCAATTCTAAACGCAAAGAAGAAGTTCAAATTAGTATCCCGGAACAAAGTGTCATCTATGCAGCCTTGTGCAAACCTACCGGAAAAGAAAAAGCAATGGTACTCTATTTACATGGTGCTCAGGGTAATATTAACAAACATCTTGGTTTTTGTGAAAATTTTACATCCAGAGGTGCATCTGTTTTAATTCCGGATTTCAGAGGATTTGGAAAATCATCAGGTTCAGTAACAGAAAGTAGCCTGAATGAAGATGCTATTTCGGCAATGGAATGGATTCGAAAAAGATATCGGGAAGATAGTATCATTATTTATGCAAAGGATTTTTCTGCAAATGCCGCTTGTTATTTAGCGAGTATGCTTCCTTGCCGATTTGTCGTTCTCGAAAATCCGGTGTATTCATTAAGACGTTGGATGCGGGATCGATTTCCTGCCCTGGCATTACCGTATGAACTAAAATATGATTTTAACACTTATGACTATCTCCCAAATAGCATTAGTCCGGTATATATTCTACAGTCAAAATCAAACGCTAATTGTAGTCAATCAGATGCAAAAAAATTACAAGACTTACTAAAAGATCCAAATACACTAATTTGGTTAGAAAATAATAAAAATGAATCTATACACGAACTTGAACAATTTCAAGGAGCTTTAGATCAACTGTTTAATTTTTAG
- a CDS encoding (4Fe-4S)-binding protein: MKEIIKKYKNDSLTIVWKPGLCIHSTKCWKGEHGLLAVFNPSEKPWIKPFGASTESIIAQIKTCPSGALSFFMNENV; the protein is encoded by the coding sequence ATGAAAGAAATTATTAAAAAATATAAAAATGATTCCTTGACTATAGTATGGAAACCAGGCTTATGTATTCATTCTACCAAATGCTGGAAAGGAGAACATGGATTACTGGCGGTATTTAATCCGTCCGAAAAGCCCTGGATTAAACCTTTTGGCGCTTCCACAGAATCCATAATTGCGCAAATAAAAACTTGCCCAAGTGGTGCCTTAAGCTTTTTCATGAATGAAAATGTCTAA
- a CDS encoding DUF2892 domain-containing protein → MEPNMGNMDRNIRIFVALVIGVLYFTKLISGTLAIVLLILATVFLLTSIVRFCPLYLPFGISTVKKKD, encoded by the coding sequence ATGGAACCTAACATGGGTAATATGGATAGAAATATCCGAATTTTTGTTGCTTTAGTAATTGGAGTGCTTTATTTTACTAAACTAATTTCAGGAACGCTGGCTATTGTTTTACTCATTCTAGCCACCGTGTTCTTACTAACAAGTATCGTTCGATTTTGTCCACTTTACCTTCCTTTCGGTATATCCACCGTCAAAAAGAAAGATTAA
- a CDS encoding T9SS type A sorting domain-containing protein — translation MKYFSLLIFTNFLVIGFSQQAPTKEGFQNIVKAEQKANALKLNASAQIFIDDYDVIYHRCEWQVDPAVYYIQGKVTTYLSPLVLDFQNIRFNLSNVLHVDSVEYRGTKVGFTHLLDELTIPIQNTIQIGEMDSVSVYYQGAPPKTGFGSFDANMHAGIPVLWTLSEPYGGSDWWPCKDGLIDKADSIEILIKTPAMYRAASNGVLMDETLEGNFKIYHWKHRYPIATYLICMAVTNYIQYSHFVPYENTNTEVLNYIYPEDSASAASQTPWIIPVMQLYDTLFGVYPFADEKYGHCQFGWGGGMEHQTFTFVGAFYFELLAHELAHHWFGDKITCGSWQDVWLNEGFATYLSGLSYERILPQWWRQFKAGRIEDVISEPGGSVWCDDTTQVGRIFNGRLSYSKGALILHQLRWIIGDSAFFKAVHNYVNDPSLVYGFARTGDLIEHFESTSGRPLDWYFDDWFTGQGYPIYQLQWSQNGTIVNIQINQNQSHPSVPYFELPIPIQFKNQNRDTIIRLENMFSGQNYSLEIPFKVDTVVIDPDLWLIQKNDVITTVSETELKDLVSIAPNPVHDLLQIRFAKTFQSIQFKLIDDTGKEILNQKTTPSSFLEINVKEFNTGIYFLHFNIEGQTGIIRFIKE, via the coding sequence ATGAAGTACTTTAGTTTGTTAATTTTTACTAACTTTTTAGTTATAGGATTTTCTCAGCAGGCACCCACTAAAGAAGGTTTTCAAAACATAGTAAAGGCAGAACAAAAAGCAAATGCTTTAAAATTGAATGCTTCTGCTCAAATTTTTATTGATGATTATGATGTAATTTATCATCGTTGTGAATGGCAGGTTGACCCAGCAGTGTATTACATCCAAGGCAAAGTCACTACTTATTTAAGTCCTTTGGTTTTAGACTTTCAAAATATTCGATTTAATCTAAGTAATGTTTTGCATGTGGACTCTGTTGAATATCGGGGTACGAAAGTAGGCTTTACACACCTCCTTGATGAACTTACAATTCCTATACAGAATACTATTCAGATTGGAGAAATGGATTCAGTTTCAGTATATTATCAAGGGGCTCCTCCTAAAACAGGATTCGGTTCTTTTGATGCCAATATGCATGCCGGTATTCCTGTATTATGGACGCTATCAGAACCCTATGGTGGAAGTGATTGGTGGCCTTGTAAAGACGGTCTTATTGATAAAGCAGATTCTATTGAAATTCTGATTAAAACACCTGCAATGTATCGCGCAGCGAGTAATGGTGTTTTGATGGATGAAACTTTAGAAGGCAATTTTAAAATTTACCATTGGAAGCATCGCTATCCGATTGCTACGTATTTGATATGTATGGCTGTTACCAATTATATTCAATACTCCCATTTTGTTCCTTATGAAAACACAAATACAGAAGTACTAAATTATATTTATCCGGAAGATTCTGCAAGTGCTGCTTCCCAAACACCATGGATTATTCCTGTAATGCAATTATATGATACTTTATTTGGTGTCTACCCTTTTGCAGATGAGAAGTATGGTCATTGTCAGTTTGGTTGGGGTGGAGGAATGGAGCATCAAACGTTTACATTTGTGGGTGCTTTTTATTTTGAACTTTTAGCTCACGAACTTGCGCATCATTGGTTTGGAGATAAAATAACCTGTGGGTCATGGCAAGATGTTTGGCTTAATGAAGGCTTTGCCACATATCTTTCTGGATTAAGTTATGAGCGCATTTTACCACAATGGTGGAGACAATTTAAAGCCGGGAGAATCGAAGATGTTATTAGTGAACCCGGAGGTTCTGTATGGTGCGATGATACAACTCAAGTTGGACGTATATTTAATGGCAGATTAAGTTATTCGAAAGGTGCTTTAATTTTACATCAATTGCGTTGGATAATTGGTGATTCTGCTTTTTTCAAAGCGGTTCACAATTATGTGAACGATCCTTCTTTAGTTTATGGTTTCGCCCGCACTGGTGATTTAATTGAACACTTTGAATCAACTTCAGGACGTCCGCTGGATTGGTATTTTGATGATTGGTTTACCGGACAAGGATATCCAATTTATCAGTTGCAATGGAGTCAAAATGGAACGATCGTTAATATTCAAATAAATCAAAATCAATCCCACCCTTCTGTACCTTATTTTGAATTGCCAATTCCAATTCAATTTAAAAATCAAAATAGGGATACCATAATTCGATTAGAAAATATGTTTTCTGGCCAAAATTATAGTCTTGAAATTCCTTTTAAAGTGGATACGGTAGTAATCGATCCTGATCTTTGGTTAATACAAAAAAATGATGTGATCACAACAGTAAGTGAGACAGAACTCAAAGATTTAGTTTCAATAGCTCCAAATCCGGTACATGATTTATTGCAAATTCGTTTTGCTAAAACATTTCAATCTATTCAGTTTAAATTGATAGATGATACTGGAAAAGAAATTTTGAACCAGAAAACAACACCATCGAGTTTCTTAGAAATAAATGTTAAAGAATTTAATACTGGAATCTATTTTTTGCATTTTAATATTGAAGGGCAAACCGGAATTATAAGGTTTATCAAAGAATAG
- a CDS encoding catalase, protein MEKKKLTTASGRPFYEFENSMTIGNRGPILLQDYFLHEDMAHFNRERIPERVVHAKGSGAFGTFTVTNDITAYTKAKIFSTVGKQTKMFIRFSTVGGEKGSADSERDPRGFAMKFYTEDGNWDLVGNNTPVFFIKDPKKFSHFIHTQKRDPKTNCKSPTMMWDFWSLNPESLHQVMILMSDRGTPFSYRNMNGYGSHTYSLINSKNERVWVKFHFKTMQGIKNFNGSDASEMRGIDPDHAQRDLIDSIENNDFPKWALKIQVMTDDQAKSFRFNPFDLTKVWSQKDFPLIDVGTMELNEVPQNYFRDVEQSAFAPAHVVDGIGYSPDKMLQGRILSYPDAHRYRLGVNYEHIPVNKCPYMIANYQRDGQMQVGDNGDANPNYRPNSFDNIEVDESYKEPAMNLDSNIADWFDRNENDNDHYTQPGNLFRDVLNDQDKKNLINNIVGAMSGISGPKKDEIINRQLCHFFRADIKLGMAIATGLNVSIDEKTMAHTQ, encoded by the coding sequence ATGGAAAAGAAAAAATTAACTACTGCAAGTGGTAGGCCATTCTATGAGTTTGAAAACTCCATGACTATTGGTAATCGTGGGCCCATACTTTTACAAGATTACTTTTTACATGAAGATATGGCTCATTTTAACCGGGAGCGAATTCCAGAGCGCGTTGTGCATGCCAAAGGTTCCGGTGCATTTGGAACATTTACAGTCACCAATGATATCACAGCATACACAAAAGCTAAAATATTTAGTACCGTTGGCAAACAAACGAAAATGTTTATTCGCTTTAGTACAGTAGGTGGAGAAAAAGGGAGTGCTGATAGCGAACGAGATCCTCGTGGTTTTGCTATGAAATTTTATACGGAAGATGGCAATTGGGACCTGGTCGGTAACAACACACCCGTATTCTTTATAAAAGACCCAAAAAAGTTCTCACACTTTATTCATACTCAAAAAAGAGACCCGAAAACAAATTGTAAAAGTCCGACGATGATGTGGGATTTTTGGAGTCTAAATCCAGAAAGTTTGCACCAGGTAATGATTTTAATGAGTGATCGTGGCACGCCTTTTTCATATCGAAATATGAATGGATATGGAAGTCATACCTATTCTCTAATAAATTCAAAAAATGAACGTGTCTGGGTAAAATTTCACTTTAAAACCATGCAGGGTATTAAAAATTTTAATGGAAGTGATGCAAGTGAAATGCGCGGAATTGATCCTGATCATGCACAACGTGACCTCATTGATTCAATCGAAAATAATGATTTTCCAAAATGGGCATTGAAAATCCAAGTAATGACCGATGATCAAGCTAAAAGCTTTCGTTTTAATCCTTTTGATCTTACCAAAGTATGGTCACAGAAAGACTTTCCATTAATTGATGTCGGCACGATGGAGTTGAATGAAGTCCCTCAAAATTATTTCCGGGATGTTGAACAATCTGCATTCGCTCCTGCCCATGTGGTTGATGGTATTGGTTATTCACCAGATAAAATGTTACAAGGTCGCATACTATCATATCCTGATGCACATCGCTATCGTTTAGGTGTTAATTATGAACATATTCCAGTGAACAAATGTCCTTATATGATTGCAAATTATCAACGTGACGGACAAATGCAAGTAGGTGATAATGGGGACGCAAATCCTAATTATCGTCCAAATAGTTTTGACAATATTGAAGTCGATGAATCCTACAAAGAACCTGCGATGAATTTAGATTCAAATATTGCAGATTGGTTTGACCGCAATGAAAATGATAACGATCATTATACCCAACCTGGAAATTTATTTAGAGACGTATTAAATGATCAAGACAAAAAGAATTTAATAAACAATATTGTTGGGGCCATGAGTGGAATTAGCGGACCTAAAAAAGATGAAATAATCAACAGACAATTATGTCATTTTTTTAGAGCTGACATTAAGCTTGGAATGGCCATCGCAACTGGTTTAAATGTATCGATTGATGAAAAAACAATGGCTCATACACAATAA